In Caldilineales bacterium, one genomic interval encodes:
- a CDS encoding NAD(P)H-hydrate epimerase, with product MNMPFLTEAVPWLTTEQMIEVDRAMMEDGRIDLARMMENAGRNLAHLARARFLGGDPRGKRVVVLAGTGGNGGGALVAARRLHNYGAQVQVFVTRPDADFARVPGEQLDILRRMGLPIGRAEDITRAGQPDLVLDGVIGYSLRGAPRGAAADLIRWANAAGAPILALDAPSGVDATTGAVFEPAMRATATMTLALPKAGLRAPGVAAQVGELYLADISVPPGLYAGPALNLTVGPIFATSDIVRLL from the coding sequence ATGAATATGCCGTTCTTGACCGAGGCCGTGCCTTGGCTGACCACTGAACAGATGATCGAAGTCGACCGCGCCATGATGGAGGACGGCCGCATTGATCTGGCGCGCATGATGGAGAACGCCGGCCGCAACCTGGCGCACCTGGCGCGGGCGCGCTTCCTGGGCGGCGACCCGCGCGGCAAGCGCGTGGTCGTACTGGCGGGGACCGGCGGCAACGGCGGCGGCGCGTTGGTGGCCGCCCGGCGGCTGCACAACTACGGCGCCCAGGTGCAGGTCTTCGTCACTCGGCCGGACGCCGACTTCGCCCGCGTGCCCGGCGAGCAACTGGACATCCTGCGGCGCATGGGCTTGCCGATTGGCCGGGCAGAAGACATCACTCGAGCCGGGCAGCCCGACCTGGTGCTCGACGGCGTCATCGGCTACAGCCTGCGGGGCGCGCCGCGCGGCGCCGCCGCCGATCTGATCCGCTGGGCCAACGCGGCCGGCGCGCCGATCCTGGCCCTGGATGCGCCCTCCGGTGTGGACGCGACCACCGGCGCCGTCTTCGAGCCGGCCATGCGGGCCACGGCCACCATGACCCTGGCCCTGCCCAAAGCGGGGCTACGTGCGCCCGGCGTGGCCGCGCAGGTGGGCGAGCTCTACCTGGCCGACATCAGCGTGCCGCCGGGACTCTATGCCGGGCCGGCGTTGAACCTGACCGTTGGGCCGATTTTTGCGACCAGCGATATCGTGCGCTTGCTGTGA
- a CDS encoding ABC transporter permease subunit, with translation MVVFLFLGGWGLGLAGSLGYQPWLDQTQLSLAAYTNLLGRSDFLASLGLTLWIASVSTALSSVLALAGALFLRRLVWGRRWATFAFQLNLPIPHSVGAIAMLLLLGQSGFLARLGRLAGLIETPADFPALIFDPLALGVILEYSWKATTFIGVNVLAALLALGEDYEATARTLGAGAWQRLRRVVLPLVSPSLAAAAVLSFAFAFGAFEAPFLLGQRYPSALPVLAYRSYVDVDLNARPEAMAISMVITAVTTLAVLLYMRFARRRAV, from the coding sequence GTGGTGGTCTTCCTCTTCCTGGGGGGCTGGGGCTTGGGTCTGGCGGGGAGCCTGGGTTACCAGCCCTGGCTGGACCAGACCCAGCTCTCGCTGGCTGCCTACACCAACCTGCTGGGCCGCAGCGACTTCCTGGCCTCGCTCGGCCTGACGCTCTGGATCGCGTCGGTCTCGACCGCGCTCTCCAGCGTGCTGGCGCTCGCCGGCGCCCTGTTCCTGCGCCGGTTGGTCTGGGGCCGGCGCTGGGCGACCTTTGCCTTCCAGCTCAATCTGCCGATCCCGCACAGCGTCGGCGCCATCGCCATGCTGCTGCTGCTGGGCCAGAGCGGCTTCCTGGCGCGGCTCGGCCGGCTGGCGGGCCTGATCGAGACGCCGGCCGATTTCCCGGCGCTGATCTTCGACCCGCTGGCCCTGGGCGTCATCCTGGAGTACTCGTGGAAGGCCACGACCTTCATCGGCGTCAACGTGCTGGCAGCCCTGCTCGCCCTCGGCGAGGACTACGAGGCGACGGCCCGCACGCTGGGCGCCGGCGCGTGGCAGCGGTTGCGCCGCGTCGTCCTGCCGCTGGTCAGCCCGTCGCTGGCCGCGGCGGCTGTGCTGTCCTTCGCGTTCGCGTTCGGCGCGTTCGAGGCGCCCTTCCTGCTGGGCCAGCGTTACCCGTCGGCCCTGCCGGTGCTGGCCTATCGCAGCTATGTGGACGTGGATCTGAATGCCCGCCCGGAGGCCATGGCCATCAGTATGGTGATCACGGCGGTCACTACGCTGGCCGTGCTGCTCTACATGCGCTTCGCGCGCCGCCGCGCCGTCTGA
- a CDS encoding ABC transporter permease subunit has protein sequence MARPEKVMRLAERAGVSGLTVALLLPLLPLTIWAFSQRWLYPAVLPTEWGLRAWRYLLDPNTRVLAAFANSLSVALAVTGLAVLIALPAARVLGLARFRGKALVEFLILAPTVVPAFAAAMGIQVLFIRYGLADTRLGVILAHLIPVLPYAVLILAGIFANYDVDYEQQARVLGAGAWPIFWRVTLPAIRPGLIVAALFAFLISWSQYLLTLLIGGGQVITLPVLLLAFANSGDYAITAALSLVFVAPALLALVFSARHLAGGQAALRGV, from the coding sequence ATGGCGCGCCCGGAGAAAGTGATGCGACTCGCGGAGCGGGCCGGCGTCAGCGGCCTGACGGTCGCGCTGCTGCTGCCGTTGCTTCCGCTCACGATCTGGGCGTTCAGCCAGCGCTGGCTCTACCCGGCCGTGCTGCCCACCGAGTGGGGGCTGCGCGCCTGGCGCTACCTGCTCGACCCGAACACGCGCGTCCTCGCCGCGTTCGCCAACAGCCTGAGCGTGGCGCTGGCCGTGACAGGCCTTGCCGTTCTCATTGCCCTGCCGGCCGCGCGCGTCCTGGGCCTGGCGCGTTTCCGCGGCAAAGCGCTGGTCGAGTTCCTGATCCTGGCCCCCACGGTCGTGCCGGCCTTCGCCGCCGCCATGGGCATCCAGGTGCTCTTCATCCGTTACGGCCTGGCCGACACGCGGCTCGGCGTGATCCTGGCGCACCTGATCCCAGTGCTGCCCTACGCCGTCCTGATCCTGGCCGGCATCTTCGCCAATTACGACGTGGACTACGAACAGCAGGCCCGCGTGCTGGGCGCCGGGGCCTGGCCCATCTTTTGGCGGGTCACGCTGCCGGCTATTCGGCCCGGGCTCATCGTCGCGGCCCTGTTCGCCTTCCTGATCTCGTGGAGCCAATACCTGCTGACGCTGCTGATCGGCGGCGGACAGGTCATCACCTTGCCGGTGCTGCTGCTGGCGTTCGCCAACAGCGGCGACTACGCCATCACCGCCGCGCTGAGCCTGGTCTTCGTGGCGCCGGCGCTGCTGGCGCTCGTGTTCAGCGCCCGCCACTTGGCCGGCGGGCAGGCCGCGTTGCGCGGGGTATAG
- a CDS encoding ABC transporter ATP-binding protein: MNTTLINRIVTGAGVRWGRETTGVLTNGGQAAGYGTTHVLLAGLSKQYGDSHAVRDLNLDLPAGKITALLGPSGCGKTTTLKMIAGLIPPTAGDIAFDGASVAHVPAERRGAVMVFQNHLLFPHLSVAENVAFGLQLRGEDRSTIRRKVRDMLARVRLDGLGDRQPRQLSGGQAQRVTLARALVVEPRVLLLDEPLSNLDAHLRDEMRELILDLQRGSGITTVFVTHDQEEAALLADRVVLLLDGVLQQVGEPRAFYERPASAAVARFFGGVNFLPGVRAGSTVHTPLGAFRLAAANQPDGPVTLTIRPENVRLCCSNEAPSENSIAGVVSRRAYAGAYTRLKVETRGQRFEVVTDAAEGGRFEEGDPVRLHFLPERLWLLPAEPNHTAGEWHTKGKAGLPCCAQASNFNTE, from the coding sequence ATGAACACAACGCTGATCAATCGCATCGTCACAGGCGCCGGCGTGCGCTGGGGCCGGGAAACGACCGGCGTCCTGACCAACGGCGGCCAGGCCGCGGGCTACGGCACGACGCACGTGCTTCTGGCCGGGCTGAGCAAGCAGTACGGCGACAGCCACGCCGTGCGCGATCTCAACCTTGACCTGCCGGCTGGCAAGATCACCGCGCTGCTGGGGCCTTCCGGCTGCGGCAAGACCACGACGCTCAAGATGATCGCCGGGCTGATTCCGCCGACGGCCGGCGACATCGCCTTCGACGGCGCATCGGTGGCCCATGTCCCAGCCGAGCGTCGCGGAGCGGTGATGGTTTTCCAGAACCACCTGCTCTTCCCGCATCTGAGCGTGGCCGAGAACGTGGCCTTTGGATTGCAGTTGCGCGGCGAAGATCGCAGCACGATCCGCCGTAAAGTGCGCGACATGCTGGCCCGGGTGCGACTGGACGGCCTGGGGGATCGGCAGCCGCGGCAGCTCTCCGGCGGCCAGGCGCAGCGGGTGACGTTGGCCCGCGCCCTGGTGGTGGAACCGCGCGTGCTGCTGCTGGACGAGCCGCTCTCCAACCTGGATGCACACCTGCGCGACGAAATGCGGGAGTTGATCCTCGACTTGCAGCGTGGGAGCGGCATCACGACCGTCTTCGTGACCCACGACCAGGAGGAGGCGGCGCTGCTGGCCGACCGCGTTGTCCTGCTGCTCGACGGCGTGTTGCAGCAGGTGGGCGAGCCACGGGCGTTTTACGAGCGGCCGGCCAGCGCGGCCGTGGCGCGCTTCTTCGGCGGGGTCAACTTCCTGCCGGGCGTGCGCGCCGGCTCGACGGTGCACACACCGCTGGGCGCCTTTCGCCTGGCCGCGGCCAACCAGCCGGACGGCCCGGTCACGCTGACCATCCGGCCAGAGAACGTGCGGCTATGCTGTAGCAACGAAGCGCCGAGCGAGAACAGCATCGCCGGGGTCGTCAGCCGGCGCGCCTACGCCGGCGCTTACACCCGGCTCAAGGTCGAGACCAGGGGCCAACGATTCGAGGTCGTCACGGACGCGGCGGAGGGCGGCCGCTTTGAGGAAGGCGATCCGGTGCGCCTGCACTTCCTCCCAGAGCGGCTGTGGCTGCTGCCGGCAGAGCCAAACCACACCGCGGGAGAGTGGCACACGAAGGGTAAGGCCGGCCTTCCGTGCTGCGCCCAAGCATCAAATTTCAATACGGAGTAG
- a CDS encoding metal-dependent hydrolase yields the protein MRTLSHLLITAGLADRLQQRRITVHLKAFLIGSVLPDLPLALLTVGYLVAHAGPLWRDRALMSEFGPLMDRYHALFFSDPWWILSHNLFHAPFVIAALFLLGLVAERRGLRWASALRWLAVGLALHSAIDILTHHDDGPLLFFPFDWRTRFYSPVSYWDPARFGRAFTVFEYGLNVLLVAYFALKGAHVWRARRK from the coding sequence ATGCGCACGCTCTCGCATCTTCTCATCACCGCAGGCCTGGCCGACCGGCTGCAACAGCGCCGCATCACCGTCCACCTGAAGGCGTTTCTGATCGGCTCGGTGCTGCCCGATCTGCCGCTGGCGCTGCTGACCGTGGGCTATCTCGTCGCCCATGCCGGCCCTTTGTGGCGTGATCGTGCGCTGATGAGCGAATTCGGTCCGTTGATGGATCGCTACCATGCGCTCTTTTTCAGCGACCCGTGGTGGATCCTCAGCCACAACCTGTTCCATGCGCCGTTCGTGATCGCCGCGCTGTTCCTGCTTGGCCTCGTCGCCGAGCGCCGCGGGCTGCGCTGGGCGTCGGCGCTGCGTTGGCTGGCCGTGGGCCTGGCCTTGCACAGCGCCATTGACATCCTGACGCACCACGACGATGGGCCGCTGCTTTTCTTCCCCTTCGACTGGCGCACCCGCTTCTACAGCCCGGTCAGCTATTGGGATCCCGCGCGCTTTGGCCGCGCTTTCACGGTCTTCGAGTACGGGCTGAACGTGCTGTTGGTCGCCTACTTCGCCTTGAAAGGAGCGCACGTATGGCGCGCCCGGAGAAAGTGA